The window GCATTTAGATCTACGTAACAACTTATTTAGAGGTACAATTCCTAGAAACTTTGGGAAATTAAGAATGCTAAGCCGAGCTTTGCTAAGCCGAAATCGACTTCAAGGGCAAATTCCAAACTCAATTTCTTACATTTATCGGCTTTCGGATTTAGATCTTTCACTGAACCGACTTTCGGGCACGATCCCACCTTCACTAGGCAAAATGCCCATTTTGGCCACGTTAAATCTTGATGGAAACAATATTTCTGGTACCATTCCCCCTACTTTGCTTAATTCGCGAATTGGCACATTGAATTTGAGCAAAAATGCACTTGAAGGTAATATTCCTGATACATTTGGGGCAACGTCATATTTTATGGTTCTTGATTTATCGTATAATCAGCTCAAAGGAGGCATTCCCAAGTCTATACTATCCGCCACCTTCATTGGCCATTTTGACGTCAGCCATAACCACCTATGTGGGCCGATTCCGGTAGGTTCCCCGTTCGATCATCTTGAAGCGTCGTCGTTTGTTTACAATGACTGTCTATGTGGGAAGCCACTTAGAGAATGCTAAGCAAAAGTAGTTTGTCAAGTTAATTACCATGCGATGCGATCCATACTATGGAGTTTTTTcttgtctttctttttaaagGTTAATATTTGTATGTTGAAAATGTCTGTACTAATGACTTACTATATATACTATATTACATTAGTTAACTAAAAACTGTTTGGTTTGTGTAAGTTTATACTTCTGATTTTCATGCTGTTATGGGAATTGAAGGATTTATGCACATAAAATTAACAGAAGCACATAAATTGGGTAATTAATTTTGATTCAAATGTCACAttggcatgtcaatttggatcaggttcaatgattttttttaagttgAAAGATATTGAAATCAAGATCTCTTATTTACAACTTTTTTTATCTTACTATTCAACCTAACCCTTCCCCAGATAcaatgattgttaaaaaaatatatatatcaagTTTGTCGCTTGATTCATATGAGTATTCGTTTTAGATATCTACATCAAATACCTTTCAGTAGTGACTACAGAAAAATGAATTAATCATAGACATACAACAGTTGTGTGGCTAAGTGTGAATTTTACACAATTTTGAACTAGGACAATTTCATTGAACAAATTCTGTATAGCAAGTTATTAAtcagttttcaaaaatttaatcaGGAACATAAACTAAGGTGAAAATTTGAGTTCAATAACTTCACTTAATTGATTCAAGTGCGAAATGCTGATTATCTGACGAgctgaaaattaaaaagatcaTAATGACAAAGTGATTTAAGTTGGGGAAAGGACTCAATGTGATTGGAATTTCATGCAGTTCACTTCCATtgttatatttattatattagtTGGTGTACAATTGTATTGCATTGTTGTATTTGGAGAAAAAATGACATGTATGAATAAAATACTTGACATATTTTTAATATAAcattatcttgtatttgtacacaaaaattttgaacacaTGGAATAATTGAATTGGAACCGCACCAAACACAGCCACACAGAGTCCGTGTCCGCTAGACCAAGGTCCTGGGTTTTGTTTGTTGTGGgttggggagggggggggggggtttgcgATATTCTTGGAAACGCCTCCTACAATTGTTGGAATAGTCTCCCAATTTTCGTTATTCTAATTCAAAATAGACCCTAAACCATCCTGACCTAGTTTTAGAATAGGTTCAAAGTAAATGTTATAGGTTCACTGTTGAAGAATCTGAAAGTTTTCAAATTTACTCTGTCTGAGAGAATTATGTACTAAACTATTCTGATCGATTGTACTAAACTATTCAAAACAATATCAAATTGCTACATTTGATACAATACATATTGGCTACGTCCCATTTCCTTATTAAACAAATCTTTGCCAGGTAGTACCAGTATTCTTGTGCACAAAATTTTCCTGGCGTTCtactattattttttctttaattgaaaaaatataGGATTTAAATAAGTGATATTTTCAATGCAGTGGCGCATAGTTCCAAGATGAGAGAACTGAGATCTGCCTGTAACAGAGTACCATGTTTTTCCTCGAAATTTTGATATTTAACTAAAGACCAGACcagaagtttctctcttctgctttattttatttatttatttatttttatcgaTCGGCACTTATCTACTCTACGCCTACTCCTATATTCCTACTATAGCCTATAATAAGGGGAGGGTTCAATTGGATTATTGGAAAATCGATGGGGACTAAATCACCATCGGACCAGATAGGTGCACTATGCATCCGTACGAATTTAAGCCACTTAAAGTGATAGTCACATATATTGACAAGTGATGGGAGGCAAggtttgaattcttgacctcccaccccaccaaacCTTAAAGGCTATGGTGGTAGCCTTAGATCCTCTCAACTTTTGTCATGTTCCCACTCCTAATAAGTGTACTGAAAATGTTTCCAAGAGGACATGTGGTAAGATCCTCTTCTGAGAATTGATATTCGCAGTCCCATTTTAACCTTTTGTACTTCAATCCACTCACTAAATAATATGCCTCCAAGGAGCGCATAAAACTAAATTTGGAGTGCAAATGTCACTTCCCCTGCTTTTTAATGCAGCAAGGTAATGTCCATAACTATTTGCCAAATTTTGGAATAATTACATTTTGACCCCTATTCTTTTACAAATCCTAAATTAGCATGGACAAATTTTATTTGGGACAGGAcacattttttaacaaaatgtCATAAATTACTTTTTTTATAGTGTAAGTGAAAAAACTCGAATTCGGAACATCTCACTTACACTCGCTCTCCCTAAACCACTCAATCCATCCCTCCCCTAGATGCCATAGATTACATGAATTTCGCTCACCATGTAAACAAAAGTGAAGTCTGAATAGTTTGCACAAGTACATTTTGTCCACTTTTTTCTTGCTCCCTTCATTAACAATTTGAACAAATTATGGTAATTTGCTATAAGTTGATAATTTTCCTAAACAAAGTCTCCACAAAATTATTCCCCATGCAAACTTTAAACACATGTAATCAATTTTATTTGATTCTTAGCAAATACGAATTGTGTTTGATctttatataattattatagATACCAAGTCTGGACaagttttttctatttttgaatttGAGTTGGATGTGATGATTCTTTATATTGgaactaatttaatttttaagtcGAGATCCATACGTTAATAAATGTTAGAtattgttcatgtttagtttgaGAATTAATGTACATTTTAGAAATGCAGAATGGTATCAATCCTTTTCCTATTCCTTAGTATGGATGTTGAGACAGTGAATTGTTTGCAATGTTTTAAAAAGCGAAGACGTTGGGCGGGGCATTTAGTATTTGCCTTAATGGGGTGAAAGCCTCAAGGTGTGAGGCGTAAGCTccacaaatttttattttatatatatatatatatatatgatatatattataaaaaaagtcATTAGaagatataaataaatataataaaattaagaaaatttatacaaaaaagaattattattgTATAACTCTAACTAATAATTtaagaaatatacatattaatattagcTGCACAAAAAAGCAAAATAATTAACATTACAAAAAGTTCAATTTTAGAAACAAACTAGTCACAATTTAAAAGTCACCACATTATCAAGCACTTAAATTACAAACACATAAattcaagtaaacacaaacttcAAAGGTTAATTGTTTCAATAAACACACTTAACtagtataaaaaataaaataccaaatttGCAACCATATTGCTTATAATAGATAACAAGGAATAGCACCAATAATTAGAAATAAACtgacaaataaaatgaaacTATTCATCAAAGTCAATATCACCGATGTCATCATTTTCATCTAGTGTATATACACTAAGTAATTTTCTTCCGGTAGTTGATGGTGGTTTCGGAATTTCCATCCCATCATTGGATCCAATCTACAGATAATAATATCTTTTCCTTTACCTTTCTTGCCAAACCATATATTATATTTCAAATGAATTCATATCAAATTCGCTCAATGTTTCAATATAAAAGATAGTAAATTAGTAATAAAGttgaatattaaaaaattaaaacttaatTGATAAAGttaaatctttttttctttttttaaagacAATTTGTGAGGCGTACGTTTTTAACGCTCCACTTCAGAGGCGCACCCAAATGCTTGAGCATACACCCAGATCTCTTGGGCATACACCTCACAACACTTTCACCTTATGCGATTACCTAAGGGTAGTATTGGAACGCTCCGCCCCGAGACTCGCCCCATGAACGCCTTTTAAAATACTGGTTGTTTGCACCATTGTATGTAGTAATTTCCGACATTAAAAGTAAATATTTGAAAGGCTGGCACTTGTGTTGTTGCCTCCTGATATCACTCTATATTTCTCCTTTATCTACTAAAATTTAATGGAAAACTAGAAAAGTGAGTAGGTTGTACCTATGCATTTTGATATTATACATATATGCATTTTAATGCACATTGAACactaaaaagaacaaaatattaCGAAAGCCGGACTGAACTAAGACCgatataaactttataccgaaCTAACCTACAAAAGAACATATACGGGACTTACTCCCCATATTAACTCTGGCGCTCAAGTCAATTGGGAGTTTTCTACAgacaaaataaaggaaaaagatgATCAAGATGATGTTATGTCTTTCGTACCTTCAACTTGAGGTCTTTATAGGACTTACCAGATAAATGATAAAAGATCGGAATTATCCTATCCATTCTACGAAATAGTTATGAGATTTATGGAGTATATATGGATAACGAGCATAAGAA is drawn from Coffea arabica cultivar ET-39 chromosome 1c, Coffea Arabica ET-39 HiFi, whole genome shotgun sequence and contains these coding sequences:
- the LOC113717451 gene encoding uncharacterized protein — protein: MVNLVAVILSVLSICSLAYSCAPSDRAALIAIKAALNEPYFGIFKSWTGPDCCKNWYGVSCDPEVHRVADINLRGESEDPIFEKAHRTGYMNGTISRAICQLNRLSSLTIADWKGISGTIPPCITSLPFLRIVDLIGNKLTGELPADIGRLSRLTVLNVADNQLTGRLPRSLTNLSSLMHLDLRNNLFRGTIPRNFGKLRMLSRALLSRNRLQGQIPNSISYIYRLSDLDLSLNRLSGTIPPSLGKMPILATLNLDGNNISGTIPPTLLNSRIGTLNLSKNALEGNIPDTFGATSYFMVLDLSYNQLKGGIPKSILSATFIGHFDVSHNHLCGPIPVGSPFDHLEASSFVYNDCLCGKPLREC